Proteins encoded together in one Oscillospiraceae bacterium window:
- the hemW gene encoding radical SAM family heme chaperone HemW, protein MNSGIYVHIPFCVRKCSYCDFYSVGCASVTDMQGYTDAVIRHMDMSQSKDLFCDSLYFGGGTPSLLPTECVGEIIKSAKKCFSVSDNCEITMECNPCTIDKKGFAELLRHGVNRVSIGVQSLHDSELNALGRLHDANGAVNAIENALEAGFANISCDVMFGIPRQTRESLRQTLEKLCALKISHISAYGLKIENGTPFSQMSLDLPDEDSEREMYFDIINVLKSHGFEQYEISNFARDGKNSRHNIKYWQGDGYISFGPSASSYVSGQRYTYTRSVKDYIEAVTNGKNPPESERYSVDEEEKRSERIIFSLRMNEGISLSECGLSAEKITSNPVLSRLIDEDCMILSDDRLRLTSKGFYISNGIINEILALLD, encoded by the coding sequence ATGAATAGCGGAATTTACGTCCACATTCCCTTTTGCGTAAGAAAATGCTCCTACTGCGATTTTTATTCGGTGGGATGTGCGTCGGTGACGGATATGCAAGGGTATACCGACGCTGTTATAAGGCATATGGACATGTCGCAGAGCAAGGACTTGTTTTGCGACAGTCTTTATTTCGGCGGAGGAACTCCCTCGCTTTTGCCGACGGAATGTGTGGGCGAAATAATAAAATCGGCAAAAAAGTGCTTCAGTGTTTCGGATAACTGCGAAATTACAATGGAATGCAATCCCTGCACCATAGATAAAAAGGGCTTCGCGGAGCTTTTGCGTCATGGTGTAAACCGCGTCAGCATAGGCGTTCAGAGCCTTCACGACAGCGAATTGAACGCTTTGGGCAGACTTCATGATGCAAACGGCGCTGTAAACGCAATAGAAAATGCGCTTGAAGCGGGATTTGCAAACATAAGCTGTGACGTGATGTTCGGAATACCCCGTCAGACACGTGAAAGCTTAAGGCAAACACTGGAAAAGCTGTGCGCTCTTAAAATAAGTCATATTTCGGCGTACGGGCTGAAAATCGAAAACGGCACGCCCTTTTCGCAAATGTCCCTTGATTTGCCCGACGAGGACAGCGAAAGGGAAATGTATTTTGACATAATAAATGTGCTTAAAAGCCATGGCTTTGAGCAATACGAGATTTCAAATTTTGCCCGTGACGGCAAAAATTCACGGCATAACATAAAATACTGGCAGGGCGACGGGTATATTTCATTCGGCCCGTCTGCCTCATCTTATGTGAGCGGTCAGCGGTATACATATACGCGCAGTGTGAAGGATTACATTGAAGCGGTCACAAACGGCAAAAATCCACCCGAAAGCGAGCGTTACAGTGTTGATGAGGAAGAAAAACGGTCGGAAAGAATAATTTTCTCTCTTCGCATGAATGAGGGCATAAGCCTTTCGGAATGTGGGCTTTCGGCTGAAAAAATCACCTCAAATCCCGTTTTGTCACGGCTTATTGACGAGGACTGTATGATACTTTCGGACGACAGGCTTCGCCTTACATCAAAGGGCTTTTACATTTCAAACGGAATCATAAATGAGATTTTAGCCTTGCTTGACTGA
- the lepA gene encoding elongation factor 4, which yields MSKNPNNIRNFSIIAHIDHGKSTLADRLLEITDTVTTREMEEQLLDNMDLERERGITIKARAVKLDYTAPDGQVYELNLIDTPGHVDFNYEVSRSLSACEGALLVVDASQGIEAQTLANAYLAVDSDLEIVPVINKIDLPSADPDRVKNEIEDIIGIPADDAPCISAKTGLNIPDVLKAVVEKIPAPKADYDLPPKALVFDSVYDSYRGVIVYVRMFEGKLSKGDTIKMMASGEEFELVEVGYMRPFGFEPTDTLYAGEVGYLTASIKTVSQTQVGDTVTSASNPTEKAFGGFKKAQPMVYSGIYPADGSRYGDLREALLKLQLNDAALTFEPETSIALGFGFRCGFLGLLHMEVIQERIEREFDLDIITTAPSVIYKIKLRNGEDIWVDNPTNYPTPDEIDTSYEPVVKASIICPTEFVGGIMDLCQDRRGVFVDMKYLDTVRVELHYRLPLNEIIYDFFDALKSRSKGYASLDYEMADYEKSSLVKLDILLNGDVVDALSFIVHNDKAYGRARKIAEKLKENIPRQMFEVPVQAAIGGKVIARETVKAMRKDVLAKCYGGDITRKKKLLEKQKEGKKKMRRLGTVEVPQEAFMAVLKFDE from the coding sequence ATGTCAAAAAATCCAAACAACATAAGAAATTTTTCAATTATCGCACACATTGACCACGGAAAGTCCACTCTTGCGGACAGACTTCTGGAAATAACCGACACTGTTACCACCCGTGAGATGGAGGAACAGCTTCTTGACAACATGGACCTGGAGCGCGAAAGAGGTATCACCATCAAGGCGCGCGCCGTAAAGCTGGATTATACCGCTCCCGACGGTCAGGTGTACGAATTAAATCTTATCGATACCCCCGGACATGTGGACTTTAACTACGAGGTTTCCCGCTCTTTGTCCGCCTGCGAGGGCGCACTGCTGGTGGTGGACGCTTCCCAGGGTATTGAGGCGCAGACGCTTGCCAACGCGTATCTTGCGGTGGACAGTGACCTTGAAATCGTGCCGGTTATCAATAAAATCGACCTTCCCTCTGCCGACCCGGACAGAGTAAAGAACGAAATTGAGGATATTATCGGTATTCCCGCCGACGATGCACCCTGTATTTCGGCAAAGACGGGACTTAATATCCCCGATGTACTTAAAGCGGTGGTGGAAAAAATACCCGCACCAAAGGCGGATTATGACCTGCCCCCCAAGGCGCTGGTGTTTGACTCGGTGTACGATTCCTACCGCGGTGTAATCGTTTACGTGCGCATGTTCGAGGGCAAGCTGTCAAAGGGAGATACCATAAAAATGATGGCAAGCGGCGAGGAATTCGAGCTGGTTGAGGTGGGCTATATGCGACCCTTCGGCTTTGAACCCACCGACACCCTGTACGCAGGCGAGGTAGGCTATCTCACTGCCAGTATAAAGACTGTAAGTCAGACACAGGTGGGCGATACGGTGACAAGTGCCTCCAACCCCACCGAAAAGGCGTTCGGCGGCTTCAAAAAAGCTCAGCCCATGGTGTATTCGGGTATCTATCCCGCCGACGGCAGCCGTTACGGCGATTTGCGTGAGGCACTGCTGAAATTACAGCTTAACGACGCGGCGCTCACCTTTGAGCCCGAGACCTCAATCGCGCTGGGCTTCGGATTCCGATGCGGTTTTCTGGGTCTTTTGCACATGGAGGTCATTCAGGAGAGAATAGAGCGTGAGTTCGACCTTGACATAATTACCACGGCACCCAGCGTTATATATAAAATAAAGCTCAGAAACGGTGAGGACATCTGGGTAGACAACCCAACAAATTACCCCACCCCCGATGAAATAGACACCTCTTACGAGCCGGTTGTCAAGGCGAGCATTATCTGCCCCACCGAGTTTGTGGGCGGTATAATGGACCTTTGTCAGGACAGACGCGGTGTTTTTGTGGATATGAAGTATCTTGACACGGTGCGTGTGGAGCTTCATTACAGACTTCCGCTGAATGAGATAATTTACGACTTTTTCGACGCATTGAAGTCGCGCAGTAAGGGCTATGCTTCGCTGGACTACGAAATGGCGGACTACGAAAAGTCATCCCTTGTGAAGCTGGATATACTCTTGAACGGCGACGTTGTGGACGCGCTTTCCTTCATCGTGCATAACGACAAGGCGTACGGCAGAGCGCGCAAAATAGCCGAGAAATTAAAGGAAAATATACCGCGCCAGATGTTTGAGGTGCCTGTTCAGGCGGCTATCGGCGGCAAGGTCATTGCCCGCGAGACCGTCAAGGCAATGCGTAAGGACGTGCTTGCCAAGTGCTACGGCGGTGATATTACCCGAAAGAAGAAGCTGCTTGAAAAGCAGAAAGAGGGTAAAAAGAAGATGCGCCGTCTGGGTACCGTTGAAGTACCGCAGGAGGCATTTATGGCGGTGCTTAAATTCGATGAATAG
- the smpB gene encoding SsrA-binding protein SmpB: MDNRTEGRKLISSNKKAYHDYFVEDKIEAGISLYGTEVKSIRQGNVNLKDSFCKIEEGEIFAYNIHVSPYERGNIFNKDPLRPKKLLLHKKEILKLFNKVGKDGYSIIPLCIYLTRSYVKVELGLCKGKKLYDKREALQEKQLKRENERFVKGMRND; this comes from the coding sequence ATGGATAACAGAACAGAGGGCAGAAAGCTCATTTCATCCAATAAAAAAGCGTATCACGACTATTTTGTGGAGGATAAAATAGAGGCGGGTATTTCCCTTTACGGCACCGAGGTCAAAAGCATCCGTCAGGGCAATGTCAACCTTAAGGACTCCTTTTGCAAAATAGAGGAGGGCGAGATTTTCGCCTACAATATACACGTTTCACCCTACGAAAGGGGAAATATATTCAATAAAGACCCCCTGCGCCCCAAAAAACTGCTTTTGCACAAAAAGGAAATTTTAAAGCTGTTCAACAAGGTGGGCAAGGACGGTTACAGCATAATTCCGCTGTGCATATATCTGACCCGCTCGTATGTCAAGGTGGAATTGGGGCTGTGCAAGGGTAAAAAGCTTTACGACAAGCGCGAAGCCCTGCAGGAAAAGCAATTAAAACGCGAAAACGAGCGGTTTGTAAAGGGCATGAGGAATGATTGA
- the rny gene encoding ribonuclease Y — translation MGEYGIIAAIAAAIIGVILGAVIGIIWRKKVAEKLIGSAEKHAESIVEDAKKDAEQKKKAILVEAKEDAIKVKNEAEREIKERRNEVSRIEKKLAQREDQLEKKLENAEKKEEQLKAKEKEYDEKLITAQEIEKKQQETLEKISKMSVEEAKAYLLEKVETEVRREAALKITEIEQELKDTADEKARDIITLAIQRCAANHVSESTVSVVDLPNDDMKGRIIGREGRNIRTIETLTGVDLIIDDTPEAITLSSFDPMRREVARLTIEKLVTDGRIHPARIEESVEKSKAEVDAIIKREGEQAVLQTGIHGINSELIKLLGRLKYRTSYGQNVLMHSVEVAYISGIIADELGIDSALAKRAGLLHDIGKAVNHEVEGSHTQLGVDLARKYRESKEVLHAIEAHHGDIEPQTLVAVIVQAADAISAARPGARRENLESYIKRLQKLEEIANSFEGVDKSYAIQAGRELRLMVKPELVNDDKMAVIARDIVKQIEQELEYPGQIKVHVIRESRSIEYAK, via the coding sequence ATGGGAGAATACGGAATAATCGCCGCAATAGCAGCGGCAATCATCGGCGTAATTCTCGGTGCCGTTATAGGCATTATATGGCGTAAAAAGGTTGCCGAAAAGCTTATCGGCAGTGCCGAAAAGCACGCTGAAAGCATTGTCGAAGATGCGAAAAAAGACGCCGAGCAAAAGAAAAAAGCCATTCTCGTTGAAGCCAAAGAGGACGCAATCAAGGTAAAGAACGAAGCCGAGCGCGAAATCAAGGAACGCCGCAACGAAGTATCACGTATTGAGAAAAAGCTTGCGCAGCGTGAGGATCAGCTGGAAAAGAAGCTTGAAAACGCAGAAAAGAAAGAAGAACAGCTCAAAGCCAAGGAAAAAGAGTACGACGAAAAGCTTATCACGGCTCAGGAAATCGAGAAAAAACAGCAGGAAACTCTGGAAAAAATCTCTAAAATGAGCGTTGAAGAGGCTAAGGCATATCTGCTTGAAAAGGTGGAAACCGAGGTTCGCCGCGAGGCAGCTCTCAAAATCACCGAAATCGAGCAGGAATTGAAGGATACAGCCGACGAAAAAGCGCGTGACATCATCACGCTTGCTATTCAGCGCTGTGCCGCAAACCATGTTTCCGAATCCACCGTTTCGGTAGTTGACCTGCCCAACGATGACATGAAGGGACGCATTATCGGCCGCGAGGGACGTAATATCAGAACCATCGAAACCCTTACGGGTGTTGACCTTATTATTGACGACACACCCGAGGCTATAACCCTTTCCAGCTTTGACCCCATGCGCCGCGAGGTTGCTCGTCTGACCATCGAAAAGCTGGTAACCGACGGACGAATTCACCCTGCCCGCATCGAGGAATCGGTTGAAAAATCAAAGGCAGAGGTTGACGCCATCATCAAGCGCGAGGGTGAGCAGGCTGTACTGCAGACAGGTATTCACGGCATCAACAGCGAGCTTATCAAGCTTCTGGGTCGTCTGAAATACCGTACAAGCTACGGCCAGAATGTGCTTATGCACTCGGTTGAGGTTGCTTACATATCCGGCATTATTGCGGATGAGCTGGGCATTGACAGTGCCCTTGCAAAGCGTGCAGGTCTTCTGCATGACATAGGTAAGGCTGTCAACCATGAGGTTGAGGGCTCTCACACCCAGCTGGGCGTTGACCTTGCAAGAAAATACCGCGAATCCAAAGAGGTTCTGCATGCCATTGAAGCACATCACGGCGATATTGAGCCTCAGACCCTTGTGGCTGTTATCGTTCAGGCGGCTGACGCTATTTCCGCCGCACGTCCCGGTGCACGCCGCGAAAATCTGGAAAGCTACATCAAGCGCCTGCAGAAGCTTGAAGAAATCGCCAACTCCTTTGAAGGCGTTGACAAGTCTTATGCTATTCAGGCAGGCAGAGAGCTGCGCCTGATGGTTAAGCCCGAGCTTGTAAATGACGATAAGATGGCGGTTATCGCACGTGACATAGTAAAGCAGATAGAACAGGAGCTGGAATATCCCGGCCAGATAAAGGTTCACGTTATCCGCGAGAGCCGTTCTATCGAATACGCAAAGTAA
- a CDS encoding AraC family transcriptional regulator gives MNDNFNNDIEFCRFDRIFVTPDENMPAPLAEEEYIIEKDINNGFPFHCHSQRAMRPGMTTSPHIHEFIEILYCTAGEYHVTVGGKGFQLKKGDLIIINSNEIHEASATAAPAGYTVIKFSPELLSSTPKSVFEYKYMLPFTMENSNINKLFKCEETQNSCVPEVAANILEEFTKKKYGFELAVRSDICRLFLWILRRWKADGMELDFSASLNESTMLKLQSVFEYIEQNPQEDITLEKSAALCGFSASHFSRVFKRATGKNFTDYVNAQRISAAQKMLVTTELNITEIAMECGFASTSYFIKKFRDKTGVSPKKYRAGITE, from the coding sequence ATGAATGATAACTTTAATAACGATATTGAATTTTGCCGCTTTGACCGTATTTTCGTCACTCCCGATGAGAATATGCCTGCTCCGCTTGCAGAGGAAGAGTACATAATCGAGAAGGATATCAACAACGGTTTTCCGTTTCACTGCCATTCTCAGCGTGCCATGCGCCCCGGTATGACCACCAGCCCGCACATACATGAATTTATCGAAATTTTGTATTGCACCGCAGGGGAATACCATGTCACCGTTGGAGGAAAGGGATTTCAGCTCAAAAAAGGCGACCTTATAATCATAAATTCCAATGAAATTCACGAGGCAAGTGCCACTGCTGCGCCTGCGGGTTATACTGTTATTAAGTTTTCGCCCGAGCTACTGAGCTCAACACCCAAAAGCGTGTTTGAATATAAATACATGCTTCCCTTTACAATGGAGAACTCCAACATAAACAAGCTTTTCAAGTGCGAAGAAACACAAAATTCCTGTGTGCCCGAGGTGGCTGCCAATATTCTTGAGGAATTCACCAAAAAGAAATACGGCTTTGAATTGGCAGTGAGAAGCGATATATGCCGATTGTTCCTGTGGATACTGCGCCGCTGGAAGGCGGACGGTATGGAGCTGGATTTCAGCGCATCGCTCAACGAAAGCACCATGCTCAAGCTTCAGTCGGTGTTTGAGTACATCGAGCAGAACCCCCAGGAGGATATAACGCTGGAAAAAAGTGCCGCACTGTGCGGATTTTCCGCCAGTCATTTTTCACGTGTTTTCAAGCGCGCCACGGGCAAAAATTTCACGGACTACGTAAACGCCCAGCGCATCAGTGCCGCCCAGAAAATGCTGGTGACCACCGAGCTTAACATCACCGAAATTGCCATGGAGTGCGGATTTGCCTCCACCAGTTATTTTATCAAAAAATTCCGCGATAAAACGGGTGTTTCCCCCAAAAAATACAGAGCGGGGATAACAGAATAG
- a CDS encoding Gfo/Idh/MocA family oxidoreductase, whose amino-acid sequence MKKLKVGIIGCGGIANGKHMPSLAKVAEAEMVAFCDIIEDKAKAAATKYGTPDAKVYTDYKELLKDKSIDVVHVCTPNRSHSFITVDALHAGKHVMCEKPMAINSAEAKKMLDAAKETGKKLTIGYQGRQRADSQTLKQIVERGDLGDIYYAKALAIRRRAVPNWGVFLNEYEQGGGPLIDIGTHALDLTLYTMNNYEPKMVVGTSYKKLNEAGGNVWGPWDPNSNTVEDSAFGFIIMKNGATINLESSWALNYDEPIESAAILCGTKAGAKAMGDKLVVNKDDLGRLVETNYNLKSGGVAFYAGASNDPPFNEAYQWIHSILNDTDPCVLPEQAYVVTQILEAIYTSAKSGQPVFFD is encoded by the coding sequence ATGAAAAAGCTTAAAGTAGGTATCATCGGTTGCGGCGGTATCGCCAACGGCAAGCACATGCCCTCACTGGCAAAGGTTGCCGAAGCCGAGATGGTTGCATTTTGTGACATAATTGAGGATAAAGCAAAAGCGGCTGCTACCAAATACGGCACTCCCGATGCAAAGGTTTACACCGATTACAAGGAGCTTTTAAAAGACAAATCCATTGACGTTGTACATGTTTGTACCCCCAACCGTTCACATTCCTTCATTACCGTCGATGCACTTCACGCAGGCAAGCACGTTATGTGTGAAAAGCCCATGGCTATAAACTCCGCCGAAGCAAAGAAAATGCTGGATGCCGCTAAGGAAACCGGCAAAAAGCTGACTATCGGCTATCAGGGACGCCAGCGTGCCGACAGCCAGACCCTCAAACAGATTGTCGAAAGAGGCGATCTGGGCGACATTTACTACGCAAAGGCGCTGGCAATCCGTCGCAGAGCAGTTCCCAACTGGGGCGTTTTCCTCAATGAATATGAGCAGGGCGGCGGCCCCCTTATCGACATCGGAACCCATGCTCTCGACCTTACCCTTTACACCATGAACAACTACGAGCCCAAAATGGTGGTAGGTACCTCTTACAAAAAGCTCAACGAAGCCGGCGGAAACGTCTGGGGCCCCTGGGATCCCAACTCCAACACCGTTGAAGACTCGGCATTCGGCTTCATTATAATGAAAAACGGTGCAACCATCAATCTGGAATCCAGCTGGGCGCTCAACTACGACGAGCCCATCGAATCTGCGGCAATTCTGTGCGGAACAAAGGCAGGCGCCAAGGCAATGGGCGACAAGCTTGTGGTAAATAAGGACGACCTGGGCAGACTTGTGGAAACCAACTACAACCTGAAGTCCGGCGGTGTTGCGTTCTACGCAGGCGCATCCAACGATCCCCCCTTCAACGAGGCTTACCAGTGGATACACTCCATTCTCAACGATACCGACCCCTGCGTACTTCCCGAGCAGGCATACGTTGTAACTCAGATTCTGGAGGCAATCTACACCTCCGCAAAATCCGGACAGCCTGTTTTCTTTGACTGA
- a CDS encoding sugar phosphate isomerase/epimerase: MKLGIQLYTVRENFKTEEMARATFKKLKELGYDEAQTAGCYSFDYGDFYQMAHDAGIEIVGTHDNFEMMCTDLETMIEKHKALHTTNMGIGGYWPRSAEETENFIKTANRIGERLAKDGMKFTYHNHSQEFLPLDNGKTAMEMFIEGFDRDNISFVLDTHWVQHAGGDVCDWIERLSGRIDILHLKDMGAAVNGQGHVIPAIVPCGDGNMNFEKIIATAERTGVKHYCVEQDNCPADYVRDVKASADHILAIMKKF, encoded by the coding sequence ATGAAATTAGGAATTCAGCTTTACACTGTGCGTGAAAACTTCAAAACCGAAGAAATGGCGCGCGCAACCTTCAAAAAGCTTAAAGAGCTTGGCTATGACGAGGCTCAGACCGCAGGCTGTTACAGCTTTGATTACGGTGATTTTTACCAAATGGCACATGATGCAGGCATCGAAATCGTGGGTACTCACGATAATTTCGAAATGATGTGCACCGACCTTGAAACCATGATTGAAAAGCACAAGGCTCTTCACACCACAAACATGGGTATCGGCGGCTATTGGCCTCGTTCTGCCGAAGAAACGGAGAACTTTATAAAGACCGCCAACCGCATAGGCGAACGTCTTGCAAAGGACGGCATGAAGTTCACCTATCACAATCACTCGCAGGAATTTCTTCCTTTGGACAACGGCAAAACCGCCATGGAAATGTTCATTGAGGGCTTTGACCGGGACAACATCAGCTTCGTTCTGGACACCCACTGGGTTCAGCACGCAGGCGGAGATGTTTGCGACTGGATAGAAAGACTTTCCGGCAGAATTGACATTCTGCACCTCAAGGATATGGGCGCCGCCGTTAACGGGCAAGGTCACGTCATTCCCGCAATTGTCCCCTGCGGAGACGGCAACATGAATTTTGAAAAGATAATTGCCACTGCCGAAAGAACAGGTGTAAAACACTATTGTGTGGAGCAGGATAACTGCCCTGCGGACTATGTACGCGATGTAAAAGCATCTGCTGACCATATTCTGGCGATAATGAAAAAGTTCTGA
- a CDS encoding trehalose utilization protein ThuA, producing MINVTVWNENYHEQREQKIRDIYPKGIHGCIAEFLAVNNDICVRTATLDMPDCGLTDEILNNTDVLIWWAHCMHSQVPDELVEKIHDRVLRGMGLIVLHSGHHSKIFKKLMGQTGNLSWRDGDRERLWNILPSHPITEGIGEYIELDREEMYGEPFDIPQPDELIFLGWFSGGEVFRSGCTWHKKNGKVFYFQPGHESNPTYYKPEIQKIITNAVRWAAPTRLTPPLECPHVPVSPEAKYAEQHK from the coding sequence ATGATAAACGTAACTGTCTGGAACGAGAACTATCACGAGCAAAGAGAGCAGAAAATACGCGATATTTACCCCAAGGGAATACACGGCTGTATTGCGGAATTTCTTGCTGTAAACAATGATATCTGTGTGCGCACCGCTACTCTGGATATGCCCGACTGCGGTCTCACCGACGAAATACTCAACAACACCGATGTTCTCATATGGTGGGCACACTGCATGCATTCCCAGGTACCTGATGAATTGGTGGAAAAAATACACGACCGCGTTCTGCGCGGTATGGGTCTGATTGTGCTCCACTCGGGACATCATTCCAAAATATTCAAAAAGCTTATGGGTCAGACAGGCAACCTTTCCTGGCGCGACGGCGACCGCGAAAGACTGTGGAACATTCTGCCCAGCCACCCCATAACCGAGGGTATCGGCGAATATATCGAGCTTGACCGCGAGGAAATGTACGGCGAGCCCTTTGATATTCCTCAGCCCGACGAGCTCATTTTCCTGGGCTGGTTCAGCGGCGGCGAAGTGTTCAGAAGCGGCTGCACCTGGCACAAGAAGAACGGAAAGGTATTTTATTTCCAGCCGGGCCACGAGTCAAACCCCACCTACTACAAGCCCGAAATACAGAAAATCATCACCAACGCCGTTCGCTGGGCGGCTCCCACCCGTCTTACACCGCCCCTTGAATGTCCTCACGTTCCCGTCTCCCCCGAGGCCAAGTACGCGGAACAGCACAAATAA
- a CDS encoding TIGR00159 family protein translates to MEYIKDFFYYIGNQFTSMGINDIFDILIVAVIFYYIYVFIRDRRAGKLVSGVVFILLMLVISSFLNMRTVSFLLQNVVQVGMLAVFILFQPELRSMLEKMGVDSISRLNSIGEQKELQQTISTIDEISKAAQELSNEKTGALMVIERATRLGDEVRSGVVVDAEITTFLIKNIFFNKAPLHDGAMIIRNNRILACGCFLPLSSNRDIIKDLGTRHRAAIGISESSDAIVVVVSEETGAISLAEEGNLVRNFTRATLKEELMERMIDPSLLKKKKDRDDEDEEKNENSFISKLIDRIKAKKDN, encoded by the coding sequence ATGGAATACATAAAAGACTTTTTCTATTATATCGGCAATCAGTTCACCAGTATGGGCATAAACGATATTTTTGACATACTGATTGTTGCCGTTATATTTTACTATATATACGTGTTCATACGCGACCGCCGTGCGGGAAAGCTGGTTTCGGGCGTTGTTTTCATACTTCTGATGCTGGTTATAAGCAGCTTTCTCAATATGCGTACCGTAAGCTTCCTGTTGCAGAACGTGGTTCAGGTGGGAATGCTGGCGGTATTCATACTGTTCCAGCCGGAATTGAGAAGCATGCTGGAAAAAATGGGTGTGGATTCCATCAGCCGTCTTAACTCCATCGGTGAGCAAAAGGAATTACAGCAGACCATCAGCACCATAGACGAAATTTCAAAGGCGGCTCAGGAGCTTTCAAACGAAAAAACCGGTGCACTTATGGTAATCGAGCGTGCCACCCGTCTGGGCGATGAGGTGCGCAGCGGTGTTGTTGTGGATGCGGAAATCACCACCTTTCTTATCAAGAATATATTCTTCAATAAGGCGCCTCTGCATGACGGCGCAATGATAATCCGTAATAACCGTATACTTGCCTGCGGATGCTTTCTTCCGCTTTCCTCAAACCGTGATATTATAAAGGACCTGGGCACACGTCACCGTGCGGCAATCGGCATCAGCGAAAGCAGTGATGCAATTGTTGTGGTGGTATCTGAGGAAACAGGTGCCATTTCACTGGCTGAAGAGGGAAATCTTGTCCGTAACTTCACCAGAGCTACTCTCAAGGAAGAGCTTATGGAGCGCATGATTGACCCGTCGCTTCTCAAAAAGAAAAAGGACAGGGACGACGAGGACGAGGAGAAAAACGAAAACAGCTTTATTTCAAAGCTTATTGACCGTATAAAAGCCAAAAAGGATAACTAG
- a CDS encoding aminotransferase class V-fold PLP-dependent enzyme encodes MIYLDNAAASCPKPHSVHRAVRYALDNYAANPGRSSHKEALKAANAVYDTRCILSQLFGAPAPENVIFTSNTTHALNIALYTAVKKGCKVVTSVMEHNAVLRPLYALQKERECEIRFFRPDMDNVCSTLMNFYDAARDCDVCVLTLCSNVNGYRMPIREIAEYCKKSGITLIADGAQAAGYFDIDIQKIGIDMLCIPSQKGLFGICGAGALIVGDKWCEKMEPMMTGGSGVMSQSREMPPYLPERLEAGTLATLPIVSMCAGAEFVDTVGTDELYYRSYTPAQYLREMLMNMRKVKVYPCYGSIVLFNVQNAQSFEVEKLFDDGNIAVRSGFHCAPLTHEHILTGENGAVRASFGAFNSPRDAECVVKRIKSMC; translated from the coding sequence ATGATATATCTGGATAATGCCGCTGCAAGCTGTCCAAAGCCTCACAGCGTGCACCGTGCCGTAAGGTATGCACTGGATAATTATGCGGCAAATCCCGGCAGAAGCTCGCATAAAGAGGCTTTAAAGGCGGCTAACGCCGTTTACGACACGAGATGTATTCTTTCACAGCTCTTTGGTGCACCTGCGCCGGAAAATGTGATTTTTACTTCAAATACCACCCATGCACTCAATATTGCCCTTTACACCGCCGTCAAAAAGGGCTGTAAGGTAGTGACCTCGGTTATGGAGCATAACGCCGTTCTGAGACCGCTTTATGCCCTGCAAAAGGAAAGAGAGTGCGAAATACGCTTTTTCAGACCGGATATGGATAATGTCTGCTCCACACTTATGAATTTCTATGATGCGGCACGGGACTGCGATGTGTGCGTTTTGACGCTGTGCAGTAATGTCAACGGCTACCGTATGCCCATAAGAGAGATAGCCGAATACTGCAAAAAAAGCGGTATCACACTCATTGCCGACGGTGCTCAGGCGGCAGGATATTTTGACATAGATATACAAAAAATCGGTATAGATATGCTTTGTATCCCGTCGCAGAAGGGGCTGTTCGGTATATGCGGAGCAGGGGCATTGATTGTGGGGGACAAGTGGTGCGAAAAAATGGAGCCGATGATGACGGGGGGAAGCGGAGTTATGTCACAAAGCCGCGAAATGCCGCCGTATCTGCCCGAAAGACTGGAAGCGGGAACACTTGCCACCCTGCCCATAGTAAGTATGTGCGCCGGTGCGGAGTTTGTGGATACAGTGGGCACGGATGAGCTTTATTACCGCAGCTACACCCCGGCGCAGTATCTTCGGGAAATGCTTATGAATATGCGCAAAGTGAAAGTTTATCCGTGTTACGGAAGCATTGTACTGTTTAATGTACAAAATGCACAAAGTTTTGAGGTCGAAAAGCTGTTTGACGACGGTAATATCGCCGTTCGGAGCGGATTTCATTGTGCACCTTTGACACATGAGCATATTTTGACAGGCGAAAACGGTGCCGTCCGCGCCTCCTTTGGTGCTTTCAACAGCCCCAGGGATGCGGAATGTGTGGTGAAGAGGATAAAGTCAATGTGCTGA